The following DNA comes from Gammaproteobacteria bacterium.
ACAACTCCCTCCATCCCCGTTCCCACCAAGGGTTTTTCAGAACGAAGAGTCGGTACTGCCTGGCGCTGCATGTTTGAACCCATGAGCGCACGATTAGCATCATCATGCTCCAGAAAGGGAATCAATGAAGCGGCGACCGACACAATTTGGCGGGGAGAGACGTCCATGTACTGCACCTTGTCGGGCGTAGAGAGAGTAAATTCATTTTCGTGTCGGCACGATACCAGTTCATCGACTAACCGTCCTTCGCCATCCAAAACCGCGTTAGCTTGAGCGATGACGTATTGTCCCTCCTCAATGGCGGATAGATACTCCACCTTGTCCACGACATGACTATTTTCTACTTTGCGGTAAGGCGTCTCCAGAAAACCGTAATCATTAGTCCGGGCGTAAACCGCGAGTGAATTGATAAGTCCAATATTAGGACCTTCCGGAGTTTCAATTGGACAAACTCGGCCATAGTGGGTGGGGTGAACATCACGCACTTCAAATCCAGCTCGTTCACGGGTTAAACCGCCTGGACCGAGAGCTGAAATGCGCCGTTTATGAGTAACCTCGGAGAGCGGATTATTCTGATCCATGAACTGAGAAAGCTGACTCGAACCAAAAAACTCCTTGATTACTCCCGAAACTGGTTTGGCATTGATTAGTTCCTGCGGCATGAGTCCCTCAGATTCAGCCAAGGAAAGACGTTCCTTGACCGCCCGTTCGACACGCACTAATCCGATCCGAAACTGATTTTCTACCATTTCACCAACACTGCGAATACGTCGATTACCAAGATGATCAATATCATCAACTGTACCTTTGCCGTTGCGGAGATCAATGAGAACCTGCATCACGTCAATGATATCTTGCTTGGACAAAATTCCAGGACCGGTAATTTCCGGTCGATTGACCCGACGATTGAATTTCATGCGCCCAACCGCAGATAGGTCATAACGTTCTGCAGAGAAAAAGAGATTGTTAAATAAGGTTTGGGCTGCGTCCTTGGTGGGAGGTTCACCCGGGCGCATCATCCGGTAGATCTCCACCTGTGCTTCAAGTGGGGTATGGGTAGGATCCAGGTGTAAGGTATCGGACAAATACGGACCGCGATCAATATCGTTGATGTAAAGAGTACGGATGTCGCTTATACCGTTGGCGCGTAGACGCACAAGTAGATCGTTGGTAATCGCTTCATTGGCGGAGGCCAGAAGTTCTCCAGTGGTTAGGTCCACTACGTCGTGGGCAAGCACTTTGCCTAAAACATACTCAGGAGGTACAGATAATTGGGTAATGCCAGCTTTTTCAATCAATCGAACGTGGCGCGTGGTGATGCGTCGTCCTGATTCGACGATGACAGTACCATCCGGCCCTCGAATATCAAAACTCGCGGTTTCGCTCCGTAAGCGATCTGGTACTAAATCTAGGGCGATGGCATCGGGCGTAAGCGTAAAACGATTGGTTTCAAAAAATAGATTAAGAATTTCCTCGGTACCATACCCCATCGCTCTGAGTAAAATAGTAGCTGGTAACTTACGACGGCGGTCGATACGGACAAAGACATTGTCCTTCGGATCGAATTCAAAATCGAGCCATGATCCACGGTAGGGAATGATTCGCGCCGAATATAAAAATTTACCAGAAGAATGAGTCTTACCTTTATCGTGATCGAAAAATACCCCAGGTGAACGGTGAAGTTGGGAAACAATGACCCGTTCAGTGCCATTAATAACAAAAGTACCATTATCTGTCATCAATGGCATTTCACCCATGAAGACCTCCTGTTCCTTAATGTCCTTGACAACTCTGACTCCCTGTGGAGCATCCTTTTCATAAATCACGAGACGAACACGAACGCGCAGTGGCGCAGCAAAAGTGAGACCACGCAACTGGCATTCCTTAACATCAAAAGCAGGCCGTCCCAAACGATATCCGACGTATTCTAAAGCCGCATTACCCGAATAACTGGTAATCGGGAATACTGATTTGAAAGCGGCATGTAACCCCTTCTCGACGTATTGCTCGAGAGAGAGTTTCTCCTGTAAGAATTCGCGGTAGGAATCCAATTGGATGGCCAGCAGATAAGGAACATCAAGAATGCTGGAGCGTTTGCCGAAGTCCTTACGGACGCGCTTTTTCTCGGTGAAAGAATAGGCCATCGATATTCCTCGACGTTTAACTAACAGGAGTCCCATCCCCAAAAATTTTTAGCTGGGAATGAGGTTTATTAAAGGTGCCAAGTGGCAGGTTATCAATTATTTTTACTTATCTAACCCAAGTTGCTACCTATCCGTGGTTACGATGTTTCCGTTACAACGCCCACGATGGAATGCAGCTTCAAGGACATAGGTAGCAACTTGGATTAGCTAACAAAAAAAGGCTGCGTGGCCCGCAGGCCACCAGCCAGATTGAAGCTAAAGGTAAGTAAACCCTATAGCTAGAAAAAACATTTAATGGTAGGACGCCCTTCAAGACAAAAGACAACAAAGATTATTTTATTTCGACCGTAGCGCCTGCTTCTTCAAGCTGTTTTTTGACATTGGCAGCCTCGTCCTTGGGAATAGCTTCCTTAACGGTCGAGGGAACGCCTTCCACCAATTCCTTAGCCTCTTTCAAACCTAAGCCAGTCAATACACGAACGACCTTGATGACGCCTACTTTATTAGCGCCAAAGCTGGTCATTACCACGTTGAACTCGGTTTGCTCCTCAACGGGAGCAGCAGGTTCAGCGGCCCCAGCTGGAGAAGCAACCACCGCAGCAGCGGCGGATACACCGAATTTCGCCTCCATGGCGGCGATCAAATCCACGATCTCCATAACGGTCATATTGCCGATGGTTTCCAGGATCTCTTGTTTGGACACGGCCATTTTATGGATGCTCCTGAAATAATTCCGCTTCAACTAATTCTCGCAGAATCGGATAAAGTTAATGCGTTTTCTGATGCAGAATCTTATGAATATTGACTCTCGATTCAGAATTCGCAGAGTGAAGGTTAAAAACCCATCATTATGGGTCAAAATATCGGTCAGGCAGCTATGTCTTGTTTTTGATCGCGTATAGCAGCAATGGTACGTACCAGTTTCGCTGAAGGTTCTGCCAGGGTCCGAACGAAATTAGTAATAGGTGCCTTAAGCAAACCCATGAGTATGGCCAAAGCCTGCTCACGAGTAGGCATGTTCGCCAATACCTTAAGATCCGCAGGATCCAGCAGTCGTCCACTGAAGGATACTACTTTGATAATCAACTTATTATTGGCCTTGGCGAAATCTCCCATCACTCGAGCGACGCTTCCGGGATCTTCTTGGGAAAACGCCAATACCAAAGGACCGACCAGCTGATCATTCATGCAAGCAAAATCCGTCCCTACTAGAGCACGACGCGCGAGTGTATTACGTACCACCCGAACATAGATACCCTTTTTACGAGCTTCAGATCGTAGTTTGGTCATGGCCTCAACGGATAGGCCACTATATTCTGCCGCTATACAGGAATAGGCGTGCGACGCGACCATCGCCACCTCTTCCACGATTACTTTCTTGCCTTCGAGGTTCAATGCCACGAGCAATTCACCTCCATCGGTCAGTACAAGAGGGTGTATAACGTAAAACACCCCCACCCTTGTCACGGTGACTTTGAATCAGAAAAAAATCCTGTTCCGAACACCGTCTGCGCGGGCCTTAGCCCAAAGGCTATCAATTTAAGGAACGAGCCACCTGCGGTCTATGACGGGTACTGGTTAACCAGCACCCCCAATTTCTACATTTTTATAAAATAAGTAACGAAAAAACACACAATCTCAAAAAGTCATGAGAATGAATCGCCACTTGTGGAATTCTTAATTAAAAAA
Coding sequences within:
- the rpoB gene encoding RNA polymerase subunit beta, translated to MAYSFTEKKRVRKDFGKRSSILDVPYLLAIQLDSYREFLQEKLSLEQYVEKGLHAAFKSVFPITSYSGNAALEYVGYRLGRPAFDVKECQLRGLTFAAPLRVRVRLVIYEKDAPQGVRVVKDIKEQEVFMGEMPLMTDNGTFVINGTERVIVSQLHRSPGVFFDHDKGKTHSSGKFLYSARIIPYRGSWLDFEFDPKDNVFVRIDRRRKLPATILLRAMGYGTEEILNLFFETNRFTLTPDAIALDLVPDRLRSETASFDIRGPDGTVIVESGRRITTRHVRLIEKAGITQLSVPPEYVLGKVLAHDVVDLTTGELLASANEAITNDLLVRLRANGISDIRTLYINDIDRGPYLSDTLHLDPTHTPLEAQVEIYRMMRPGEPPTKDAAQTLFNNLFFSAERYDLSAVGRMKFNRRVNRPEITGPGILSKQDIIDVMQVLIDLRNGKGTVDDIDHLGNRRIRSVGEMVENQFRIGLVRVERAVKERLSLAESEGLMPQELINAKPVSGVIKEFFGSSQLSQFMDQNNPLSEVTHKRRISALGPGGLTRERAGFEVRDVHPTHYGRVCPIETPEGPNIGLINSLAVYARTNDYGFLETPYRKVENSHVVDKVEYLSAIEEGQYVIAQANAVLDGEGRLVDELVSCRHENEFTLSTPDKVQYMDVSPRQIVSVAASLIPFLEHDDANRALMGSNMQRQAVPTLRSEKPLVGTGMEGVVARDSGVVVQAKRGGRVDSVDASRIVVQVNDDETEPGESGVDIYNLTKYIRSNQNTCINQRPLVHVGDVIAGGDVLADGPSTDLGELALGQNMLVAFMPWNGYNFEDSILISERVVEEERFTTIHIEELTCVARDTKLGPEEITADIPNVGESALTKLDEAGIVSIGAEVAPGDILVGKVTPKGETQLSPEEKLLRAIFGEKASDVKDTSLRVPSGMNGTVIDVQVFTRDGIEKDSRAKKIEDAELARVKKDLQDQLRIKENDTYQRIERMLIGKIADGGPAGLRVGTKITADYLASVPRPHWFEIRLRNEEARSQLELVSEQVQKQREDFDQLYEEKREKLVTGDDLAPGVIKMVKVYLAVKRRVQPGDKMAGRHGNKGVISMIVPVEDMPFMEDGTAVDIVLNPLGVPSRMNVGQVLETHLGWAAKGLGQMIGRMIDDRRQISEVRVFLDRIYNQSGGIRRVDLDSLTDDEVVVLAGYLRQGVPIATPVFDGATENEIKNLLELAGLPRSGQTLLRDGRTGETFDRPTTVGYMYMLKLNHLVDDKMHARSTGPYSLVTQQPLGGKAQFGGQRFGEMEVWALESYGAAYTLQEMLTVKSDDVNGRTKMYKNIVEGDHRMEANMPESFNVLVKEIKALAIDIDLEQRK
- the rplL gene encoding 50S ribosomal subunit protein L12, with product MAVSKQEILETIGNMTVMEIVDLIAAMEAKFGVSAAAAVVASPAGAAEPAAPVEEQTEFNVVMTSFGANKVGVIKVVRVLTGLGLKEAKELVEGVPSTVKEAIPKDEAANVKKQLEEAGATVEIK
- the rplJ gene encoding 50S ribosomal subunit protein L10, producing MFYVIHPLVLTDGGELLVALNLEGKKVIVEEVAMVASHAYSCIAAEYSGLSVEAMTKLRSEARKKGIYVRVVRNTLARRALVGTDFACMNDQLVGPLVLAFSQEDPGSVARVMGDFAKANNKLIIKVVSFSGRLLDPADLKVLANMPTREQALAILMGLLKAPITNFVRTLAEPSAKLVRTIAAIRDQKQDIAA